A window of Cohnella herbarum contains these coding sequences:
- a CDS encoding aldehyde dehydrogenase family protein: METRNWIGGEWSTPNAGEVSVRNPSELTETVGTLKLSSGAELLQAVDAARRVWRIWGKMTGAARGECLYRMSLLLERNSEDVARLASREMGKPIVEMRGEVARGVQLLRYYAAEGVRAIGDVIPSTQPNVMQYAKRVPLGVVAIVTPWNFPVAIPIWKLAPALICGNTVVWKPAEFASLTAAKLAELFSEAGLPPGTLNLVIGKGSVLGRTLLEEASIDGLSFTGSTATGMMIGAACAARNVKYQTEMGGKNAAVVLKDANVTMAVNAVLSGAFRSAGQKCTATSRIIVEKPVYDEFVQQLSTAMLQLQVRNALDERAYLGPVASAEQFRTVMAYVEQAKADGRTLAAVEAPDSELGYYIAPRIIEGVDPEHALVQEEVFGPLAVVLPAEDVDEAIELANRTVFGLSASVFTTNLANAFRFLDEMDAGLVRVNQETAGVEYQAPFGGMKGSSSHTREQGQSALEFYSAVKTCSIQYR; this comes from the coding sequence TTGGAAACGAGAAATTGGATCGGCGGAGAGTGGTCGACGCCGAACGCGGGGGAAGTTTCCGTTCGAAACCCGTCGGAGTTAACGGAAACGGTTGGTACGCTTAAGCTGTCTTCGGGGGCGGAATTGCTTCAGGCGGTAGACGCGGCTCGTCGGGTATGGCGAATCTGGGGCAAAATGACCGGAGCCGCAAGGGGAGAATGTCTCTATCGAATGTCCTTGCTGCTGGAACGAAACTCCGAAGACGTCGCGAGGTTGGCTAGCCGGGAGATGGGGAAACCGATCGTGGAAATGCGCGGCGAGGTAGCCCGAGGCGTCCAATTGTTGCGTTATTATGCGGCGGAAGGCGTTAGGGCAATCGGCGATGTTATCCCGTCGACTCAGCCTAACGTGATGCAATACGCCAAGCGAGTGCCGCTTGGCGTCGTCGCGATCGTTACGCCATGGAATTTCCCGGTGGCGATTCCGATCTGGAAGCTTGCTCCGGCGTTGATTTGCGGGAATACGGTCGTCTGGAAACCGGCGGAATTCGCGTCTTTGACGGCAGCCAAGCTCGCGGAGCTATTCTCGGAAGCGGGTTTGCCTCCCGGGACTTTAAATTTGGTGATCGGCAAAGGAAGCGTTTTGGGAAGAACGTTGCTCGAAGAGGCTTCCATCGACGGACTTAGCTTTACCGGATCGACGGCGACGGGGATGATGATCGGAGCGGCTTGCGCGGCCAGAAACGTGAAATATCAGACGGAGATGGGCGGCAAGAACGCCGCGGTCGTGTTGAAAGACGCGAACGTAACGATGGCCGTGAATGCGGTGCTAAGCGGGGCATTCCGGTCGGCCGGGCAGAAATGCACGGCGACCAGTCGGATTATCGTGGAGAAGCCGGTTTACGACGAATTCGTACAACAGCTCTCGACGGCGATGCTGCAGTTGCAAGTCCGCAACGCTCTGGACGAAAGGGCGTATTTGGGTCCCGTTGCATCGGCGGAACAGTTCCGAACGGTCATGGCTTATGTCGAGCAAGCCAAAGCGGACGGAAGGACTTTAGCTGCCGTGGAAGCGCCTGATTCCGAACTAGGCTATTATATCGCGCCGCGGATAATCGAAGGAGTCGATCCCGAGCATGCTCTCGTTCAGGAGGAGGTATTCGGTCCTCTCGCGGTCGTGCTTCCCGCGGAAGACGTAGACGAAGCGATCGAGTTGGCCAATCGAACGGTATTCGGTCTTAGCGCCTCGGTCTTCACGACGAACTTGGCGAATGCTTTCAGGTTTCTCGATGAGATGGACGCAGGTTTGGTGAGGGTCAATCAAGAAACCGCGGGCGTCGAATATCAGGCCCCGTTCGGCGGTATGAAAGGATCGAGCTCGCATACGAGAGAGCAAGGGCAATCCGCTCTCGAATTCTACTCCGCCGTCAAAACCTGCTCCATTCAATACCGATAA
- a CDS encoding M24 family metallopeptidase translates to MDRSRLIRLREAMAQKQVDAFLVWHGPNRRYVTGFRGSAGYALVTDRERILFTDFRYVSQANDQAEGFTVIKLAAKAMETVAESVRKLGIRRLGIESQHLTIAQFEGIREALGELEYVPMTDVIEKLRNVKDAHEIACLERGATIAEAAFAETLEWIRPGVTERRIAAELEYRMRLSGADCGAYPFIVASGERSALPHGSASDKEIGKDEFVTLDFGANVDGYLSDITRTVFVGTPSERHRELYAIVLEANLAALNGLRPGLNGREGDALARDVIAASGYGEYFGHGLGHGIGLEIHEQLRLSTNSEAILLEPGNVLTVEPGIYIPGFGGVRIEDDVLITEDGIRLLNSSSKQLMVL, encoded by the coding sequence ATGGATAGGTCGAGATTGATCCGTTTGAGGGAAGCGATGGCGCAAAAACAGGTTGACGCGTTTCTAGTCTGGCATGGGCCCAATCGAAGATACGTGACCGGTTTCAGGGGTTCGGCGGGTTATGCGCTAGTAACCGATCGGGAGCGGATCTTGTTCACCGATTTCCGCTACGTTTCCCAAGCGAACGATCAAGCTGAAGGGTTTACCGTCATCAAGCTCGCGGCCAAAGCAATGGAAACCGTTGCCGAAAGCGTTAGAAAGTTAGGCATTCGCAGATTGGGGATCGAGAGCCAGCATTTGACCATCGCGCAGTTCGAAGGAATTAGGGAAGCGCTGGGCGAGCTGGAATACGTTCCGATGACCGATGTCATCGAGAAGCTGCGCAACGTGAAGGACGCCCATGAGATCGCCTGCTTGGAACGCGGAGCAACGATTGCCGAGGCCGCTTTCGCAGAAACGCTGGAGTGGATTCGACCGGGAGTTACGGAACGACGCATCGCTGCGGAACTGGAATACCGGATGAGATTATCGGGGGCGGATTGCGGGGCTTATCCTTTCATCGTGGCTTCGGGTGAACGTTCGGCTTTGCCTCATGGCAGCGCCAGCGACAAGGAGATCGGCAAGGACGAATTCGTGACGCTCGATTTCGGAGCGAACGTGGACGGCTACTTGTCGGACATTACGAGGACGGTGTTCGTAGGCACGCCCTCGGAAAGGCACCGCGAGTTGTATGCGATCGTACTGGAAGCGAATCTAGCGGCGCTGAACGGTCTTCGTCCCGGCTTGAACGGTCGAGAAGGAGACGCTCTCGCCAGAGACGTCATCGCCGCGAGCGGGTACGGCGAATATTTCGGCCACGGATTAGGCCATGGCATCGGTTTGGAAATTCACGAGCAGCTGCGGCTTTCGACGAACAGCGAAGCGATCTTGTTGGAGCCGGGTAACGTTCTGACCGTCGAACCGGGCATCTATATTCCGGGCTTCGGCGGCGTCCGAATCGAAGACGACGTATTGATTACGGAAGATGGAATCCGGTTGCTGAATTCATCTTCCAAGCAGTTGATGGTTCTATAA
- the rpoN gene encoding RNA polymerase factor sigma-54 — protein MFQGMVLAQQPQLRFVLAPELRQSLRLLQMSTVDILTRIREMEQENPLLEVRWPEYGSARKSPRSGDEFQRNSGSDSRSTERQETLEQTLLQQLRLTDAPAELKRAAAFLAGNLNDNGYLAIAPEEAAACLGGSTESVMQGLRLLQSCEPAGAAASSLTECLMLQARRDSDAPCSIERLIQEHLTDVAKGRWQRISRSLGTTEKETMEAVRYMRRLTPRPGLAFSVTATPYVIAEARITWREERHALRFNSDDMPALGLHPIAKTTVHGSSAQWRRNAEMKREEAKIFIEGLRFRRNAIRTVIRAVVEEQSQFVRCGPEAIRPLKLEQIAAKSGYHPSTVSRAIRDKYVETGFGVFPLSRFFSAGLGTDTGETVSSRSIKCRIRTLIASECRSKPLSDSELASALQEEGIRVSRRTVAKYREEERLLPSALRCRMPFDG, from the coding sequence ATGTTTCAAGGGATGGTGCTCGCGCAGCAGCCTCAGCTGCGGTTCGTTCTAGCTCCCGAGCTGAGGCAATCGCTCCGGTTGCTGCAAATGTCTACGGTCGATATATTGACTCGGATTCGCGAAATGGAGCAAGAAAATCCGCTGCTGGAAGTACGTTGGCCTGAATACGGTTCCGCTCGGAAATCGCCGCGGAGTGGCGACGAATTCCAGCGAAATAGCGGTTCGGATTCCCGGTCAACGGAGAGGCAGGAGACGTTGGAACAGACGCTGCTGCAACAGCTTCGATTGACGGATGCTCCCGCCGAATTGAAGCGGGCGGCCGCTTTTCTCGCGGGCAATCTGAACGATAACGGTTACTTGGCGATCGCGCCGGAGGAAGCTGCTGCGTGCTTGGGGGGATCGACGGAATCCGTCATGCAAGGGTTACGATTATTGCAGTCCTGCGAGCCTGCCGGAGCCGCCGCAAGTTCCCTGACGGAATGCCTGATGTTACAAGCTCGGAGGGATTCCGATGCTCCTTGTTCGATCGAGCGACTTATTCAAGAGCATCTGACGGACGTTGCCAAGGGACGGTGGCAACGAATAAGCCGCAGCCTCGGAACGACGGAGAAGGAAACGATGGAAGCCGTCCGGTATATGCGGCGATTAACTCCGCGTCCCGGACTGGCTTTCAGCGTTACGGCGACTCCTTATGTCATTGCAGAAGCCCGAATAACGTGGCGAGAGGAACGTCATGCCCTACGATTCAATAGCGACGATATGCCGGCACTCGGTTTGCATCCCATCGCAAAGACAACCGTTCACGGAAGTTCCGCGCAATGGAGACGCAATGCCGAGATGAAACGCGAAGAGGCGAAAATATTCATCGAAGGACTGAGGTTTCGCCGCAATGCGATTCGTACCGTTATACGAGCGGTGGTGGAGGAGCAGTCGCAATTCGTTCGCTGCGGTCCGGAAGCGATCAGACCCCTGAAGTTGGAGCAAATCGCGGCCAAATCGGGATATCATCCGTCAACCGTCAGCCGCGCCATTCGCGACAAATACGTCGAGACGGGTTTCGGCGTATTCCCGTTGAGTCGGTTTTTCTCCGCCGGGTTAGGAACGGATACCGGTGAAACCGTCTCATCGCGGTCTATTAAATGCAGAATAAGGACTTTGATAGCTTCAGAGTGCCGAAGCAAACCGCTATCCGATAGCGAGCTGGCTTCGGCGCTGCAGGAGGAAGGGATTCGCGTTTCCCGTCGGACGGTCGCCAAGTACCGGGAGGAAGAACGGTTGCTTCCGTCGGCTCTTCGTTGCCGAATGCCGTTCGATGGATAA
- a CDS encoding AraC family transcriptional regulator, whose product MLNGNGYTVNGFHLLHGGKGMSLDVFASEDNFEYYLILYKAQLAVPGNRYLHRLLKHGNPFRIQYGFVPNAPLALHMKFQMMERNWRKFTLPDKLYARGVLYQFASELFGQMATQKAGTMKIDLVTQAIRYIEDSYSEPITVEGIAGLLGCSASFLSRLFKKQLGTTTIEYLTGIRIAHASRLLSETKATLQEITSSVGYLDVYYFSRVFKKQTGFPPLRFRSLATEKSIQKSPFIRSGQAIVPPKGGRYNDNDSHYEPEGDLTMIKDLKMSVGTVMLLCMTLLFSGCTTSTGSTEPTATSGTSTTVAQNQLQTKVVKHMMGESEIPINPQRIAVNGLEDIMLVLDAPMVLAQSLKGQYLYDRLQEKKVPSVYTPGSINYESILDSEPDLIIANLLASDKESYEQLSKIAPTIVYDRSDWKNSIVAIGKAINREDKAASVIQAYDEKLSKAKAAIIAKIGADRTLAFIRPSNKDVQLFFPAFSYTSIAYKDLGMTLDPVLAKFREKEGEESWGIEASLETLPDLSADYLFVTAGGSFDSEDEAKVALEELTEVENLTIWNNIPAVKQGHVYKMSARHWMLNGPIADNMKIDDVLAAFELQ is encoded by the coding sequence ATGCTGAACGGGAACGGTTATACCGTTAATGGCTTTCATTTACTGCATGGCGGTAAAGGCATGAGTCTAGATGTATTCGCGTCTGAGGATAACTTTGAATACTATCTTATTTTGTACAAGGCTCAGCTAGCTGTTCCTGGCAACCGCTACCTGCATCGGCTGCTGAAACACGGCAATCCTTTCCGTATTCAATATGGATTCGTCCCTAATGCCCCGCTCGCCCTTCATATGAAATTCCAGATGATGGAACGAAACTGGAGGAAGTTTACTCTGCCGGATAAGCTGTATGCGAGAGGCGTTCTCTATCAATTTGCATCCGAATTGTTTGGTCAGATGGCTACGCAGAAGGCTGGAACGATGAAGATTGACCTTGTAACCCAAGCTATACGCTACATAGAGGACAGCTATTCGGAGCCGATAACGGTTGAAGGGATTGCCGGATTACTGGGCTGCAGCGCCAGCTTCTTGTCCCGTTTGTTCAAAAAGCAACTAGGAACGACGACTATTGAATATTTGACCGGAATCCGGATCGCGCACGCTAGCAGGCTTTTGTCGGAGACAAAGGCAACTCTGCAAGAGATTACGTCTAGCGTAGGATATCTGGATGTCTACTATTTTAGCCGAGTGTTCAAAAAACAAACCGGATTCCCTCCATTACGCTTCAGATCTCTGGCAACGGAGAAATCAATTCAGAAAAGTCCATTTATTCGTTCAGGCCAAGCCATTGTCCCTCCCAAAGGCGGCAGATATAATGATAATGATTCTCATTATGAACCAGAGGGAGATTTAACGATGATTAAGGATTTAAAAATGTCGGTAGGCACAGTGATGCTGCTCTGCATGACTTTGCTATTCAGCGGCTGTACAACTTCAACAGGTTCGACCGAACCAACTGCAACGTCTGGGACATCAACGACTGTCGCGCAGAACCAATTGCAGACAAAGGTAGTTAAACATATGATGGGAGAAAGCGAAATTCCGATCAACCCGCAGCGCATAGCCGTGAACGGGTTGGAAGACATCATGCTGGTACTAGATGCTCCAATGGTACTTGCCCAGTCCTTGAAGGGACAATACTTGTACGATAGGCTACAAGAAAAAAAGGTTCCTTCCGTATACACGCCAGGCAGTATAAATTATGAGTCCATTCTTGACTCCGAGCCCGATTTAATTATTGCCAATCTCTTAGCCTCAGACAAAGAGTCCTATGAACAGCTAAGCAAAATCGCTCCAACCATCGTCTATGATCGGAGCGACTGGAAAAACTCCATAGTCGCTATCGGCAAGGCAATTAACCGTGAAGACAAGGCAGCTTCCGTCATCCAAGCCTACGATGAAAAGCTGAGTAAGGCCAAAGCGGCTATTATCGCAAAAATAGGGGCTGATCGCACCTTAGCCTTTATTCGTCCGTCGAACAAGGATGTTCAGCTATTTTTTCCGGCATTCTCCTATACGAGCATCGCTTACAAAGATTTAGGCATGACATTGGACCCCGTTCTGGCGAAATTCCGTGAAAAAGAGGGTGAAGAAAGTTGGGGCATTGAAGCATCGCTTGAAACGTTGCCCGATTTAAGCGCGGATTATTTGTTTGTTACCGCAGGCGGATCTTTCGATTCCGAGGATGAAGCAAAGGTTGCTCTTGAAGAACTGACAGAAGTAGAAAACCTAACAATTTGGAATAACATCCCCGCGGTTAAGCAAGGTCATGTTTACAAAATGTCTGCCCGGCATTGGATGCTAAACGGACCTATCGCTGACAATATGAAAATCGACGATGTTCTCGCTGCCTTCGAGTTACAATAG
- a CDS encoding carbohydrate ABC transporter permease, translating to MPDTAAVVRTKKALSARSFVWRPSRIATYAILILGSLLMIMPLAWLVRSSLMDNSQIFIFPPQWIPDPFQWSNYPEALTSVPFGKYFMNTFTIEVFVLAGVLLTSVITAYSLARLRWGGRNVVFAVILGSMMLPSAVTIIPLFVIWRELDALDSLVPLIVPAWFGSGAYIGQGAFQIFLLRQFFMTIPKELDEAAYMDGGTPFAVLWRVVIPLSTPALLVVGIFTFIDVWNNFLEPVLYLNSERNFTLALGLATFKGLYNAQWGYLMAASMAMVAPIIMLFFLGQRYFIEGITLTGIKG from the coding sequence ATGCCGGATACGGCGGCCGTCGTTCGTACGAAGAAGGCATTATCCGCGCGGTCCTTCGTCTGGAGGCCTTCCCGAATCGCCACTTACGCGATATTGATCCTCGGAAGCTTGTTGATGATCATGCCGCTCGCGTGGCTTGTGCGTAGCTCATTGATGGATAATTCGCAGATTTTCATTTTTCCGCCGCAATGGATTCCAGATCCGTTCCAATGGAGCAATTACCCTGAGGCGCTGACGAGCGTTCCATTCGGCAAATACTTCATGAATACGTTCACGATCGAAGTGTTCGTGCTGGCCGGCGTGCTCCTGACGAGCGTCATTACGGCATATAGTCTCGCAAGGCTGCGTTGGGGCGGGAGGAATGTCGTCTTCGCGGTCATTCTCGGCTCCATGATGCTTCCGAGCGCCGTCACGATCATCCCGCTGTTCGTCATTTGGAGGGAGCTTGATGCGCTGGATTCCCTCGTTCCGCTAATCGTTCCGGCTTGGTTCGGAAGCGGAGCGTATATCGGGCAAGGGGCTTTCCAGATTTTCCTGCTGCGTCAGTTTTTCATGACGATCCCGAAGGAGCTGGACGAAGCGGCCTATATGGACGGAGGTACGCCTTTCGCGGTGCTGTGGCGAGTCGTGATTCCGCTCTCAACTCCGGCTTTGCTCGTTGTCGGTATTTTTACGTTTATAGACGTGTGGAATAACTTTCTGGAGCCGGTTCTCTATCTGAATAGCGAGAGAAACTTCACCTTGGCTTTAGGGTTGGCGACCTTCAAAGGACTGTACAACGCGCAGTGGGGATATCTCATGGCTGCCTCTATGGCTATGGTTGCTCCGATCATCATGCTGTTCTTCCTCGGACAGCGTTATTTCATCGAGGGGATCACGTTGACGGGGATCAAGGGATAG
- a CDS encoding CBM35 domain-containing protein: MRKVISFVLSLAVVVSLFCYGPIQRAKAAANYAEVVDNFGRTINDYGIDLLDWQGYLANPHVKLTVKPPSNAVFPVTITLNAQGTSRLMMDSPSTLSATGATKVLTFANSSEQKPFYLEIHPDRVGGPNEIENYTLSLNVAQNNGTQNAQTIPIRVLDQDDNAAPTMPLLFDYRFDTIKNYFSDPAIKAAAEQAVKDWFYFFDMASFDTVPVNAESITIPGDNWLNPITVTNNAAYNGMWIVFRGLNDPYSTGWPAANGNYHKRAGVQVPGPIHRSLGTILDFYPNFTPFTSLNDEEWYLTQMPGSSCVSNCQTDVLGLIMHEFGHAVAFHSDWAGMAAYKNSNGNDPEVVAYMGHTVPLDSSYHIPDTDPANFDRLSGMGSGRNNLFHPKRWMHTKLSLLIAENAGWKLNKNLTPFLAPSIVTASLPAGVPGQAYSQKLAVKGGIPYYDWTITSGTLPAGLSLDRFTGTISGTVSSSQPQSSYSFTVQLKDYDALSAPVTKSFTISTGGSTGTGNYEAETATVNGAVVYSGSSASGGSYVGGIDSATSYVQFAVQAPSAGAYDMTVRYANGTGTNSTHNLSVNGGASQTVTYPATSGWGQFANKIVTVNLNAGANTIRLTKGATGYAELDYIKLDPATANPTPTNIAAQGTATTSFVSSWESLAGLNDGYNVTSSNDRGHPVYGNWNNPGTTQWVQYDFSSSKTLSKIEVYWFDDDQGIDTPASSSVQYWNGTAWANVANPSGLGVLANQYNVTTFTPIATTKIRLNITAKASTSTGIEQWRVYGY; this comes from the coding sequence ATGAGAAAGGTCATATCGTTTGTTCTAAGCTTGGCGGTCGTCGTCAGCTTGTTTTGCTACGGGCCGATCCAACGGGCGAAAGCCGCCGCGAACTATGCGGAAGTCGTAGATAATTTCGGCCGGACGATTAACGACTACGGAATCGATCTGCTAGATTGGCAAGGTTATCTCGCGAACCCGCATGTCAAACTTACCGTGAAACCTCCTTCGAATGCCGTCTTCCCGGTTACGATCACCCTCAACGCCCAAGGAACTTCAAGGTTAATGATGGATAGCCCGAGTACGTTGTCCGCTACGGGAGCAACGAAAGTGCTGACATTCGCCAACTCTAGCGAACAGAAGCCGTTTTACTTGGAAATCCATCCCGACCGCGTAGGCGGCCCGAACGAGATCGAGAATTACACGCTGTCGCTTAACGTAGCCCAGAATAACGGGACGCAGAACGCGCAAACGATTCCGATTCGGGTATTGGACCAGGACGATAACGCGGCGCCTACGATGCCATTATTATTCGATTACCGGTTCGATACGATAAAGAACTATTTTAGCGATCCGGCCATTAAAGCCGCGGCGGAACAAGCGGTCAAAGACTGGTTTTACTTTTTCGACATGGCATCGTTCGACACCGTCCCCGTTAACGCGGAGAGCATAACGATTCCGGGGGATAATTGGCTGAATCCGATAACCGTGACGAACAACGCCGCGTACAACGGGATGTGGATCGTGTTCAGGGGACTTAACGATCCCTATTCCACGGGTTGGCCGGCCGCTAACGGCAATTACCACAAACGAGCGGGCGTTCAAGTCCCCGGTCCCATCCATCGGTCATTGGGAACGATATTGGATTTCTATCCGAATTTTACGCCGTTTACCTCGTTGAACGACGAAGAGTGGTACTTAACGCAAATGCCAGGCTCGAGCTGCGTCTCGAATTGCCAGACGGACGTCCTGGGGCTAATCATGCACGAATTCGGCCATGCGGTAGCTTTCCATAGCGATTGGGCAGGTATGGCCGCTTACAAAAACTCCAACGGTAACGATCCGGAAGTCGTAGCTTACATGGGACATACCGTGCCGCTGGATAGCAGCTATCATATTCCGGATACCGATCCGGCTAATTTTGACCGCTTGAGCGGAATGGGCAGCGGCCGGAACAACTTGTTCCATCCGAAAAGATGGATGCATACGAAGCTGTCTCTGCTTATCGCGGAGAACGCGGGCTGGAAGCTCAACAAGAACCTTACTCCGTTCCTTGCGCCTTCAATCGTGACGGCTTCGCTGCCGGCCGGCGTTCCAGGGCAAGCCTATAGCCAGAAGCTCGCGGTTAAGGGCGGAATTCCTTATTACGATTGGACGATCACGAGCGGAACATTGCCGGCCGGCCTAAGCTTGGATCGCTTCACGGGAACGATCAGCGGCACGGTATCAAGCAGCCAACCGCAGTCTTCGTATTCGTTCACCGTTCAATTAAAGGATTATGACGCGCTAAGCGCACCCGTAACGAAATCATTCACCATTAGCACGGGCGGATCGACGGGTACCGGAAATTACGAAGCCGAGACGGCGACTGTGAACGGCGCAGTCGTATATAGCGGATCGTCGGCTTCCGGAGGCTCCTACGTCGGAGGGATCGACAGCGCGACTAGTTATGTCCAGTTCGCCGTTCAAGCGCCGAGCGCGGGAGCATACGACATGACGGTTCGTTACGCGAACGGTACGGGGACGAATTCCACGCATAATTTGAGCGTGAATGGCGGCGCGTCGCAAACCGTAACTTATCCGGCTACGTCAGGGTGGGGGCAATTCGCCAACAAGATCGTTACCGTCAATCTGAATGCCGGAGCGAATACGATACGGCTGACGAAAGGAGCGACGGGGTATGCGGAATTGGATTACATTAAGCTCGATCCCGCGACCGCGAACCCGACGCCGACGAATATCGCCGCACAGGGCACGGCTACGACCTCCTTCGTCTCCTCTTGGGAAAGCTTGGCCGGCCTGAACGACGGGTATAACGTGACAAGCTCGAACGATCGGGGACATCCGGTGTACGGAAACTGGAACAATCCGGGGACGACGCAGTGGGTGCAATATGACTTCAGCTCAAGCAAAACGCTGTCGAAAATAGAGGTGTATTGGTTCGATGACGACCAAGGGATCGATACTCCGGCCTCGAGCTCCGTCCAATACTGGAACGGAACCGCGTGGGCGAACGTGGCCAATCCTTCGGGATTAGGCGTGTTAGCTAATCAGTATAACGTCACGACGTTCACGCCGATCGCCACGACCAAGATTCGGCTCAACATAACGGCTAAGGCGTCGACCTCCACGGGAATAGAGCAGTGGAGAGTTTACGGTTATTAG
- a CDS encoding dihydrodipicolinate synthase family protein, with protein sequence MVRFPGVYVAIITPFHDNLELNLQGLKEHVDWLIQEGADGIVPTGSVGEYASLTAAERASVVETVIDVANGRVPVVVGSAAPSTKIAAEWIAHAKQAGAAGVMALPPINYRPSEAEVIAHYERLSEEGLPIIAYNNPHDYSTDLKPALLHKLSAIENVVAVKEFSGDIRRVHDIQRETDLEILVGVDDLAMEGGLLGATGWIAGLTNAIPGDSVRMFKLAQQGKMEEALALYRRMLPLFHWDASPRLVQAIKYTMELAGRPVGITRPPRLELTLEEKREIRDAYEYAIAK encoded by the coding sequence ATGGTACGTTTTCCGGGCGTTTACGTCGCGATCATCACCCCGTTTCACGATAATCTGGAGCTTAATTTGCAGGGGTTGAAAGAACACGTGGATTGGCTGATCCAAGAAGGAGCCGACGGTATCGTCCCGACCGGTTCGGTAGGGGAATACGCTTCGCTGACGGCCGCGGAACGAGCCTCGGTCGTGGAGACGGTTATCGACGTCGCGAACGGACGCGTTCCCGTGGTGGTCGGATCCGCGGCCCCTTCAACGAAGATCGCCGCGGAATGGATCGCCCACGCCAAGCAAGCGGGTGCCGCGGGTGTCATGGCTTTGCCGCCTATCAATTACAGGCCGTCGGAAGCGGAAGTCATCGCGCATTACGAGAGGCTGTCCGAAGAAGGCTTGCCGATTATCGCTTATAACAATCCGCACGATTATTCGACGGACTTGAAACCGGCGCTTCTCCACAAGCTGTCGGCGATAGAGAATGTAGTGGCCGTAAAGGAATTTTCCGGCGACATTCGCCGGGTTCACGATATTCAGAGAGAGACCGATCTCGAAATTCTCGTTGGAGTGGACGATCTGGCGATGGAGGGCGGTTTGCTGGGGGCAACGGGATGGATTGCGGGCTTAACCAACGCCATTCCCGGGGATAGCGTGCGGATGTTCAAGCTTGCGCAGCAAGGGAAAATGGAAGAGGCTTTGGCTCTATATCGTAGAATGTTACCGCTGTTTCATTGGGACGCAAGCCCACGGCTCGTTCAAGCGATTAAATACACGATGGAGCTGGCGGGAAGGCCGGTTGGCATAACAAGACCGCCAAGGTTGGAATTAACGCTGGAAGAGAAGAGAGAGATTCGAGATGCCTACGAGTATGCGATAGCGAAATAG